The Plutella xylostella chromosome 25, ilPluXylo3.1, whole genome shotgun sequence region CAAGAGGACAACTAAACACCCTCCTTAATAGTccgtgtacctacctatgtaaattaatattgtaaaaataataatatataagcaGTTAACACCATGAAATTACGTAAATCTATAAATATGTACTATGACATTATGAATTTAACAAAGTgccttttaattaataaattattcccAGTACTTATCTAGGTTCAAAATTAGTCCATATTAGTTTCATTCTAATTTAGTTTACATATTCTTATTAGGATAAATAAGATGTAGTTAGAAGAACCTATGTCcttaataaaactttttaaaataatatatttaattgtttattatcaaAAATCCCTATATTCCTATGTTAGTTACGTCATGACCTATAAAGTCTGTTCCATGGAACaagtacgggttttgctatttatgaaaacgaaaaaagtttacgttttctcctgtcatctgcatacattatctgtcaaaagtttcatgatagtttccattagaggcgccacttcgtatgtgagaaaacgtaaacttttatagttttcgacaaactatcaaacttaTACTAGACCTGCAGGAACTAAACTCGCTACAGCGCCGCTACAGTAGGGTACATAAGTTGTCTGATGACAAGCACGACAGAGGAATCTTGTAAGAGATGAAAACACAAACGAACTCTAAGAAAAAGGCAAGGAAGTTAATGATGATTGACAAATGATACCAGAAAAACGCGAAGTACTTACttgtacgtaagtacttattacttccatggaaAAACATGAGAGAATTAGAATCTATCAAGTCATTACTCAGAAATGAAACTTTAGTaacttaacataattatatcataaccatggtcatcatcatcatcatcagcccataaTGGCCCACTACTGAGCAGGGACCTCTCCCAAGGAACGCCACATCACTCTTTCCTCGGCCCTTCTCATTCATCCGGCGTAGTGTGAGACACTCTCTGGGCTATTTAGGTGCATGGCTGAagggaaaacttttattcaCAACCGGTAGTTTTTTTCGAAGATATAAAGTCACATTAAAAAATCACTGCAGTCGTCTCTATCggaattttaatgaaaaaacaGTGTAAAAATTATGGTTTCAAATATGGGACAACTAATTCTATCTAGTTGTGAGTAGTATAATAGCGTTAtatcagaccccttagcatgaatttttatcgtgaacgtgacgtgaaattactcgatgaattttgtagggaaattttagttctgctactgACCGCCAGGGgtgctgttcatattttcatacaaaattactcgatgaactCTACTTCACGtccacgatgaaaattcatgcgaAGGGGTCAGGATCACACAAGGTTTAAAAACGGCTGGCGCCATCTATTATCGAATAGTATTACTAATCGACAAAGCGACATCTATGTTCACAGAAATGAACCCAATCTATTCTGCCATCTAGTGTTGAGTAgcaaaaaacttttttgacAAAGGCtaggtaaaaaaaagttttcatgTTAGATTGAATCAAGAAGTTCGTAATTACTGGCTGAAAATGATAAAGAAAGGAAACTTCTTGAATGACATTTTTCTGTCATGTCATTGTTATCAGCTGCTGTTTTTGcgaattttataataagtggAAGTTATGAATATTAAGGTTTATCCTAATGTGTTAGTATGTTTAGGGGAAAGTTGATTCGCTTGGTGAGATTCCCTTCTTTGCGTATTGTTTTACACTCATCGGATTATACGTATAAGAGGTTATGTACCTCTTATGGCCTACGCACACCGGGACGGCATGACAaaggattttaatttttactaaTGGAATGGGTTATAGGTCCAACATTGAAAGGGATTTTTCAACGCCACGGCATTATTTTAAAGCATAGAAATTTATGTCGTATTTCTGTAACATTACGGTCGAATGACCAttagtaaaaattaaaatcacttGCCATGCTGTCCCGGTCTGCGTAGGCCATAAGAGGTACATAACCTTAGATATATCTAGAGAGTTGGGTATCAACAATAAAATGatgacaataattataattctattattaacaaaattttatatactttttaggTATCACGAAGCACTAAAACATGGGCTGGTGCCAAATTAATTTCTACAGTCGAGCTGCAAGCGAAACAAATGCAATGCATAATGTTAGTAAAGTTGTGtcttaatacctacttacacagTCATGTTtagtacatatacatatagatATCTAGACTACTTAATATGCCTACCCCCGTTTCTTTATACTTATGCTGTTGCGGTTGGGTGTCACTACCGCGCACTGACCATAACATTTAACAcattgatggacactagaCCGACGGTGGAACTCATAAAAAAAGCTCTAAAATTGTATGGGAGTTAAGTGACGATTTGCGGGTATAAGATAAGTACATGCCGGCACACTGGCCAAGCGCAGTATAGTAGTCACGACGTCGGTGACCGTTGTGTGCGTGTGCACaaaacttattgctgtgtgaaaaaaggtacctactctacccaataaagcacaacaagatGATTTAGAAgattttttcatacaaactgtaggtaaaacaggactgcattgacctttgttgaatattatttaaattcataattCATAGGCACCAAGATTTACCTTCAGTAAGATTACCCAAAGAAACGTCGTGGAAATGTCGAAGAATTCATACGAGTTTGAGAGCACACGGTATCGAAGAGGTGAAAGCGCCAAATTTTCCTGATTCTATAACTTCTGGAGATGTTAAGTGAGTAAATATATAGCCAACCTACCTAAAAGTTACCTGGAGACACTATTTAACTAGTTACTAGGTTAAGATTTAACAATAGGACTAACCCTTTGCACGTCCTAAAACTCTATAAGGTCTATGACCCCATAAACATGCGAGAATATCGAGATACGAATATCGAACGATCTCCCTAATCCTTTCACACAACTATAACCTTCAGTTATAAGATACCTACAGTGACTTCCGGAATCTCCTTTCTAGCACTCCGCAAGTAGGGTTTACTAGTTACTTGAAATCAATTTACACGGGGTTTTTCCGTGTCAGCGCTGACTTGTCGATTGCGGCGTCAATCACTGGCCCTGTCTAAATCCGCCTTGACTTCCCAGGCTAATAAAGAAGGAAGGTGACCCGGTGGCTGTAGACGAGGTGGTGCTCGAGATAGAGACCGACAAGACGGCCATCCCGGTGATGTCTCCCGGAGACGGCACGGTCCAGAAGATCCTGGTCAAGGATGGAGAAGCGGTCAAATCGCAGCAGCCGTTGTTTACGGTAAGATCTTTTTACTGTGTTTGGAGTGATAGTCTCGAATCTGCCTACCCGTCTCGGAGACAGGCGTGAACATATgaacatatgtatgtatgtgtgtagtgattttagggtaacaTTGGCTATGGCGATTACCAAAGTGAAAGAAAGGTAGTGTCACCCATTTTTCCCTTGCATGTATCCAACATGAAGATTGCATAAATATTAGGTCCACATCAGACAATACAACGAGATCCGATCGCGCGACGCAatgaattttgtaaatattgtattaagtAATTGTACCAAGTCCAGGTCCACCTTACCGCTTCGATGGATGATGCTTTACCAACCGTGTAAAGTTTCCCTCATCAGGTGAACGTGACAGGAGTAGCGCCGGCGCCAGCTAAGGCTGACgcaccccccgcgcccgcctcgccgcccgccgccccctCCGCCCCCTCTGCCCCCACTGCCGCCCCCGCTCCCACCGCTCCCAGGCCTAGCGGGCCGGTTGAAGCTACTGTGGTGAAGAGTAAGCCAACTAAACCTGCCACTGTGAGTAGTTTTACATACGGTAAGTATATCATCGTCATTAGCAGTTAGCAATTCCAAGGAGCGCCATAGCGCTTAAGCTTAACCGCCTTCATCAATTCTAATCTATCTGTCTGAGGTCGTCAGTTTATCCTAGTCCTAGACCAGACCAAGTTTAGATAGCTAGATATGCCTAGAGGTTcttcagtaaataaatataccaaagtacctaagtacttataccaaaCCTAATTTTACCTTGCACACGAGCTCTGGATATTTACCTTATTCGTCCCCTCCCAGGCTGCACCGCAAAGGTTAGCGGACCCCACAAAGACGATATCGGGTACACGCACGGAGCACGCGGTGCCCATGAACAAGATGCGCCGGCGCATCGCGCAGCGGCTCAAGGAGGCGCAGAACACCGCCGCCATGCTGACGACGTTCAACGAGTGCGATCTCAGGTATATGTCATCATGATTATTATCTGCAAAAAGATGGCCACTGCTGCTAGATGGACTTGAGTGGACGCTATCCAATCCACTCCCTGGAACCGACAAGGTTGGGCTGCCGGTAATGTATGAAGAAGGCCGAGGCTAGAGTAAACTCGACTGTTAAAACGACTCGTACCAAGTCGGTCCAAGGGAGTGGAGTCCATCCGTCCATAAGCGATTTGAGTAACCATGTACAAAACACTGTACTACCTTATGTCGTCTTGTACCTATTAGAGCACCCTGTGTATCTTTAATCCTTCAACCATGGGTTGTAATAATGGTCGAAGCTTTAATCATGTTAATTGGCAATTTTATTACGTAAACTTCGAATGTAAATTTAGGCACATGGCaatagtaattttaaataacacCTCCCATACATTTCCCATTCACTATAATGTGATAACACAAAACAACCCCTCGGCAGTAAACTGATGGCGTTCCGCAAGGCGAACCTGGAGGCGTTCACGAAGAAGCACGGCGTGAAGCTCTCCCTCATGAGCCCGTTCCTGAAGGCCTCAGCCACCGCGCTGATGGACCAGCCCGTAGTGAATGCCGTCATCGTTGATGAGCAGATTGTTTACAGGTGAGACCGTGAAGAATCTATACATCAATcttagtattattttataaatgcgaaagatGTTTTTTCGCTGAGTAGTTAGGTATGAAAGGAATCAGCccgaattattttatttacctggCTCTATATAAGGGATTAATATCCGGGAAAATCGTAGATCAGTTGACCAGGTGGAAACCACCTACATACAGGGTAACGCCATTTGGGATATGCCCTTATAGCTGGATCGAGGGCCTTAGACAGGTTACTGTAAGACCCAGCACTCCTAGGTTGAGAGTAATGAGACTTATAAACAGCTGATGACTGCATGTCATCCGATGatgtataaattgtataatGCCAATACCTAATCTGACTGAGCTTCTTTGCACCTTTGCACCAGAGACTACGTGGACATATCGGTGGCGGTGGCGACGCCGCGCGGGCTGGTGGTGCCTGTCATTAGGAACGCGGAGTCCATGGACTACTCCGAGATAGAGCGAGCCATCGCCAGCGTCGCCGAGAAGGCACGGACTGGTCAGTTAGATCATTACTTCTATAATATAGTGGTccttatttataataagaCTCCAAGAGAGCAAACGCGCACGCCAAGATGTGTAAAAAGTTTTACATCGCGCTCACTCGCGCGTGGCTTCAAGAGCGAGTGCAATGGTAAACTTTTTTCAAGTCTTGACGTTCGCGTCTTGCAGCCCGTGCAAGGACTTCTTATAAGATTGCAATAACTGCACAGGCGTAGATTACTGCCTCTCTGTAACTCTGATGTTCCATACCTATATCTCATACATAACTATTAAATTCTATTATATCATCAGCGGGGTGTAAGTAAAGTGAACATAAAATAGACCTGGTCTAAACTACCTCCCTAAGCTTGGCCCATAACCTACAGGTAACCTCTCAGTGGCGGACATGCAGGGCGGCACGTTCACGGTGAGCAACGGCGGCGTGTTCGGCTCGCTGCTGTCGATGCCCATCATCAACCCGCCGCAGTCCGCCATCCTCGGCATGCACGCCATCGTGCAGCGACCCGTCGCCGTAACCGGGAAGGTAACacgcatttatttatatgctaTCCGTGGCTGGGCCAACATTGGAACCGGGTGGCAGGCAGCCCGGCCTCTGACCTTAAGATCAGTGACTTTCTCCATCTAGGTACCTTGaaagaaaatacttaaataaaatagcgTTTGATGGTATCCAGTGCTGTGGTGTTGTGATCCAGGCCATCTTCGCTTCTGCCTTATCATGAAATCGGTTCCCGGGTCAGAGACTCAATAATGATATAACTGATATAAGTAACTACCGTGCCTActaaggctgtttttaacagcgtGCGGGATTCCTCACGCATGCAGTCATCGGTCATACGTATGACAGAATACGAATTACGAATATGCACGCGagacgcgggaaaatggcgcCGTCCCGCGTACGTGACTGAATCCGCACGTAGCGTGTGTTTTAAATACTAAACAccctaagtatatatataagtacctacttccagcagtggactgctataggctgatgatgatgacgatgatgaccTACTTATTCAATAATGTCCCTTCTGCCCTCAGGTGGAGATCCGTCCGATGATGTACCTGGCGCTGTCGTACGACCACCGGCTGATCGACGGGCGCGAGGCGGTGCTGTTCCTCAGGAAGGTCAAGGCTGGAGTCGAGGACCCCACGTCCATCCTCGCCGCGATTTGAGTAGTAGTGGATGAGATATTAGTGTTTATAAGGattatgttattaaattatatatttttatgagacTTGTGGGTTTTTATTGATGGATAGAAGGATTAGTAACgttagtaatattaaaagataggtaagtagttaataagtattttcaCTCAGTGACTCATATCCTAAAACATGATGGATACCGATAggtatgatgatgaattagtaagataagtagttaggtaagtattagtTAATGAAATCATTATGATTTACACTAGACAGTCCCGGAAATACCATAGTCTGTCATTCTAGCATGGTCTAGCAAGATAATAATATCGCTAGACTAGGTTAATAGCACAT contains the following coding sequences:
- the LOC105392945 gene encoding dihydrolipoyllysine-residue succinyltransferase component of 2-oxoglutarate dehydrogenase complex, mitochondrial gives rise to the protein MFRGKLIRLVSRSTKTWAGAKLISTVELQAKQMQCIMHQDLPSVRLPKETSWKCRRIHTSLRAHGIEEVKAPNFPDSITSGDVKLIKKEGDPVAVDEVVLEIETDKTAIPVMSPGDGTVQKILVKDGEAVKSQQPLFTVNVTGVAPAPAKADAPPAPASPPAAPSAPSAPTAAPAPTAPRPSGPVEATVVKSKPTKPATAAPQRLADPTKTISGTRTEHAVPMNKMRRRIAQRLKEAQNTAAMLTTFNECDLSKLMAFRKANLEAFTKKHGVKLSLMSPFLKASATALMDQPVVNAVIVDEQIVYRDYVDISVAVATPRGLVVPVIRNAESMDYSEIERAIASVAEKARTGNLSVADMQGGTFTVSNGGVFGSLLSMPIINPPQSAILGMHAIVQRPVAVTGKVEIRPMMYLALSYDHRLIDGREAVLFLRKVKAGVEDPTSILAAI